One genomic window of Vibrio parahaemolyticus includes the following:
- a CDS encoding bifunctional helix-turn-helix transcriptional regulator/GNAT family N-acetyltransferase, with translation MNPRQLRHYSRQTIRLLGMLDKQCGEVTLTPVQAHALGEIQLQPLTINQLAQQLNVDKSNASRTVTALLKQSLVESIENPKDKRSQFIALTEQGQHALSQLDQQQNTFFESLLSHLDENEQQQLKQGLEVYLKGLTKVCQANPFVLRPLSKADNPQVADVIRQVSAEYGLTADKGYGVADPTLDDMYSVYNQQGAAYWVIEHNGVIVGGGGFAPLAGEPNVCELQKMYFLPQTRGHGLAKRIVALSLQLAKQLGYQKCYLETTECLKEAIGLYEKLGFEQLHAPLGQTGHDACEVVMLKTLS, from the coding sequence ATGAATCCTCGTCAGCTCAGACATTACTCCCGACAGACCATCCGCTTGTTAGGTATGCTTGATAAACAATGTGGCGAGGTTACCCTCACCCCAGTACAAGCTCATGCCTTGGGCGAGATCCAATTACAGCCACTGACTATCAATCAACTGGCGCAGCAGCTTAACGTAGATAAATCCAATGCCAGCCGCACCGTAACTGCTCTCCTCAAGCAGAGCCTGGTTGAGAGCATCGAAAATCCAAAAGACAAGCGCAGCCAGTTCATAGCTTTGACCGAGCAAGGCCAACACGCGCTATCGCAACTCGACCAACAACAAAATACTTTCTTCGAATCATTGTTATCCCATCTGGACGAAAACGAACAGCAACAGCTCAAACAAGGGCTTGAAGTGTATCTAAAAGGCTTAACCAAAGTATGCCAAGCAAACCCATTTGTTCTTCGCCCACTCAGCAAGGCCGATAACCCACAAGTCGCCGACGTGATTCGTCAGGTTTCCGCGGAATATGGTCTAACCGCAGACAAAGGATACGGCGTCGCAGACCCAACACTTGATGACATGTATTCTGTGTATAACCAACAAGGTGCCGCTTATTGGGTGATTGAGCACAATGGCGTCATCGTCGGTGGTGGTGGTTTTGCTCCACTAGCAGGCGAACCTAACGTGTGCGAACTACAGAAAATGTACTTTTTACCCCAAACTCGTGGACACGGCTTGGCAAAACGTATCGTCGCGCTGAGTCTGCAATTGGCGAAGCAACTTGGCTATCAAAAGTGTTATTTAGAAACGACAGAATGCTTAAAAGAAGCGATAGGTTTGTATGAGAAGTTAGGCTTTGAGCAGTTACATGCCCCGCTTGGACAAACAGGGCATGATGCATGTGAAGTAGTGATGCTTAAAACACTGTCATAA
- a CDS encoding glycosyl hydrolase 2 galactose-binding domain-containing protein: protein MQLSLAGLWQVSPLTDLSIPQDDITFPAPLSQVLPAELTEAAIRQQEWHLMYDIEVDESMMAFPAVEMVLGGVDYHAEVRLNGVALFDCDGSQNVYKKDIRPYMQMGRNRFEILFLEEDEDLLFDEDKPELCSLSDHEYRKSDDRLGVWQVPYLQFIRNVRLDRVATEQIWHHGGGCEFKVDLYYQTFVPGLVSASVKFDGMTYHIPIDVRADHASALFQIEAPKYADLNDPDPKDLYQLAVELDGQRQAFSVALSQELCVTHVVL, encoded by the coding sequence ATGCAACTCTCACTCGCCGGATTATGGCAAGTCTCTCCACTGACGGACCTTTCTATCCCACAGGATGACATCACTTTCCCTGCTCCTCTGAGTCAGGTGCTGCCCGCTGAATTGACGGAAGCGGCCATTCGCCAACAAGAATGGCACTTGATGTACGACATTGAGGTGGATGAATCCATGATGGCGTTCCCGGCGGTTGAAATGGTGCTGGGTGGGGTGGACTACCACGCTGAGGTGCGTTTGAATGGCGTTGCATTGTTTGACTGCGATGGCTCTCAGAATGTCTACAAGAAAGACATTCGCCCTTACATGCAAATGGGGCGCAACCGCTTTGAAATCTTGTTCTTAGAGGAAGACGAAGATCTTCTGTTTGATGAAGATAAACCTGAGCTGTGTTCACTGTCCGATCATGAATATAGAAAAAGCGATGACCGCTTAGGCGTGTGGCAAGTGCCTTACCTGCAGTTTATTCGCAACGTACGTTTAGATCGTGTCGCGACCGAACAAATCTGGCACCACGGTGGTGGTTGTGAGTTTAAAGTGGATCTTTACTATCAGACTTTTGTGCCGGGTTTGGTCTCGGCATCAGTGAAGTTTGATGGTATGACTTACCATATTCCAATTGATGTGCGCGCCGATCATGCCAGTGCGTTATTTCAGATCGAAGCGCCTAAATACGCTGATTTGAATGACCCCGATCCGAAAGATCTCTACCAACTTGCGGTGGAGTTAGATGGGCAGCGCCAAGCATTTTCTGTTGCGCTTAGCCAAGAGCTTTGCGTTACCCATGTTGTGCTTTAA
- the rraB gene encoding ribonuclease E inhibitor RraB, with protein MSHEDEYLSVEELIEIQKEETRDIIAALLEDGSDPDSLYEIEHHLFAEDFDTLEKAVVEAFKMGFEVLEAEETEDEDGNKLLCCDATMESALNAEAIDAQVEKLVHLAEKYDIIYDGWGTYYEGEDALYSDEDDEGE; from the coding sequence ATGTCTCACGAAGATGAATATCTATCAGTAGAAGAATTAATTGAGATTCAAAAGGAAGAGACTCGCGATATCATTGCAGCATTGCTAGAAGATGGCAGCGATCCAGATTCGCTATACGAAATTGAGCACCACCTTTTTGCTGAAGATTTCGATACGCTAGAAAAAGCGGTTGTTGAAGCGTTCAAAATGGGCTTCGAAGTTCTAGAAGCAGAAGAAACAGAAGACGAAGACGGCAACAAACTGCTGTGTTGTGACGCGACAATGGAATCGGCTCTAAATGCAGAGGCGATTGACGCACAAGTTGAAAAGCTGGTTCACCTAGCTGAAAAATACGACATCATCTACGATGGCTGGGGTACGTACTACGAAGGCGAAGATGCGCTTTACTCTGACGAAGATGATGAAGGCGAGTAA
- the arcA gene encoding arginine deiminase: MSKLYVGSEVGQLRRVLLNRPERALTHLTPSNCHELLFDDVLAVEAAGEEHDAFARTLREQDVEVLLLHDLLVETLAVPEAKQWLLNTQISDFRYGPTFARDLRQYLLEMDDEHLATILLGGLAYSELPIQSSSMLPKMKRPLDFVIEPLPNHLFTRDTSCWVYGGVSLNPMMMPARQRETNHLRAIYRWHPIFAGQDFIKYFGDDDLHYDNANVEGGDVLVIGKGAVLIGMSERTTPQGVENLAASLFKAGQASEVIAIDLPKHRSCMHLDTVMTHMDVDTFSVYPEIMRKDLDTWRLTPKGTDGEMHVEASHNYLHAIESALGLDQLKIITTGGDSYEAEREQWNDANNVLTVKPGVVIGYERNVYTNEKYDKAGIQVLTVPGNELGRGRGGARCMSCPIERDDI; encoded by the coding sequence ATGAGTAAGCTGTACGTTGGATCAGAAGTTGGTCAACTTAGACGAGTACTTTTAAACCGCCCAGAGCGTGCCCTCACCCACCTAACGCCGTCAAACTGTCATGAGCTATTGTTTGATGACGTGCTTGCTGTAGAAGCCGCGGGTGAAGAGCATGATGCTTTTGCTCGAACCTTGAGAGAGCAAGATGTTGAAGTACTTCTGCTCCACGATTTACTGGTGGAAACCCTAGCCGTTCCAGAGGCAAAACAGTGGCTGTTGAACACGCAGATTTCTGACTTCCGCTACGGGCCAACCTTCGCTCGCGATTTACGCCAATACCTTTTGGAAATGGACGACGAACACCTCGCGACTATTTTGCTTGGCGGCTTAGCCTATTCTGAGTTACCTATTCAATCTTCTTCGATGCTACCGAAGATGAAGCGCCCACTGGATTTCGTGATCGAGCCACTACCAAACCATCTATTCACCCGCGACACCTCATGTTGGGTATATGGCGGTGTATCACTCAACCCAATGATGATGCCTGCGCGCCAGCGCGAAACAAACCATTTACGCGCTATCTATCGCTGGCACCCGATCTTTGCAGGCCAAGATTTCATTAAATATTTTGGTGATGATGATCTGCATTACGACAACGCAAACGTTGAAGGCGGAGACGTACTGGTGATCGGTAAAGGTGCGGTATTGATTGGCATGTCTGAGCGAACCACGCCACAAGGGGTAGAAAACTTAGCGGCAAGCCTGTTTAAAGCAGGGCAAGCGAGCGAAGTGATCGCCATTGACCTGCCTAAGCACCGCTCTTGTATGCACTTAGATACGGTCATGACACATATGGATGTGGATACTTTCTCAGTCTACCCAGAAATCATGCGCAAGGATCTGGATACATGGCGTCTGACCCCGAAAGGCACAGATGGTGAAATGCATGTCGAAGCGTCACACAACTACCTACACGCGATTGAATCCGCTCTTGGTCTTGATCAGCTTAAAATCATCACCACAGGCGGTGACAGCTACGAAGCAGAGCGCGAGCAATGGAATGACGCAAACAACGTGCTGACTGTAAAACCAGGCGTTGTGATTGGTTACGAGCGCAACGTCTACACCAACGAGAAGTACGACAAAGCTGGCATCCAAGTGTTGACCGTTCCTGGTAACGAATTGGGCCGTGGTCGTGGTGGTGCTCGCTGTATGAGCTGTCCAATAGAACGAGACGATATATAG
- a CDS encoding ornithine carbamoyltransferase has protein sequence MAFNLRNRNFLKLLDFSTKEIQFLLELSAELKKAKYAGTEQKTLQGKNIALIFEKSSTRTRCAFEVAAFDQGAQVTYIGPSGSQIGHKESMKDTARVLGRMYDGIEYRGFGQSIVEELGAHAGVPVWNGLTDEFHPTQILADFLTMQEHGRGKQLHEMTFAYLGDARNNMGNSLMVGAAKMGMDIRLVAPKAFWPEEHLVATCQDIAKQTGAKITLTENVEEGVKGCDFLYTDVWVSMGEAAEAWDERVALMTPYQINMDVIKQTGNPHVKFMHCLPAFHNDETTVGKEIAEKYGMKGLEVTEDVFESEYSIVFDEAENRMHTIKAIMVATLGS, from the coding sequence ATGGCTTTCAATTTACGTAACCGCAACTTTTTGAAGCTATTGGATTTCTCAACCAAAGAAATCCAGTTCTTGCTCGAACTGTCTGCAGAGCTAAAAAAAGCAAAATATGCAGGAACAGAGCAGAAGACACTTCAAGGTAAAAACATTGCACTCATCTTTGAGAAATCTTCTACTCGAACCCGATGTGCGTTTGAAGTCGCCGCCTTTGATCAAGGCGCACAAGTCACCTATATCGGTCCTTCAGGATCTCAAATCGGCCATAAAGAATCGATGAAAGATACCGCACGCGTCTTAGGTCGCATGTATGACGGCATCGAATACCGTGGCTTTGGTCAATCCATTGTGGAAGAGCTTGGCGCTCATGCGGGCGTGCCGGTTTGGAACGGATTAACTGACGAGTTCCACCCAACGCAAATCCTCGCAGATTTCCTTACCATGCAAGAACATGGTCGTGGCAAACAGCTCCACGAAATGACCTTTGCATACCTTGGCGACGCTCGTAACAACATGGGTAACTCATTGATGGTTGGCGCAGCGAAAATGGGCATGGACATTCGCCTAGTGGCACCAAAAGCGTTCTGGCCAGAAGAACATCTTGTCGCGACTTGCCAAGACATTGCCAAACAAACCGGCGCGAAAATCACCTTGACGGAAAACGTCGAAGAAGGCGTGAAAGGCTGTGATTTCCTCTACACTGATGTTTGGGTTTCAATGGGTGAAGCAGCAGAAGCATGGGATGAACGTGTCGCGCTTATGACGCCTTATCAAATCAATATGGATGTCATCAAGCAGACGGGTAATCCGCACGTGAAGTTTATGCATTGTCTACCTGCATTCCATAATGACGAAACCACTGTCGGTAAAGAAATCGCAGAGAAATACGGCATGAAAGGCCTAGAAGTCACCGAAGATGTGTTTGAGTCAGAGTACTCTATCGTCTTTGATGAAGCAGAAAACCGCATGCACACAATCAAAGCCATTATGGTTGCAACGCTAGGAAGTTAG